Proteins encoded in a region of the Bradyrhizobium sp. CB3481 genome:
- a CDS encoding DUF302 domain-containing protein, which produces MTSHLTNRLANFCASLLLASLILSVVSAARADSDDGIVRVKSAVPMAEAITRIKADIAAKGIKFFMEIDQSKLAADAGIKLRPSTLLVFGNPPLGTQFITSNPNAGLDWPVRLLLTQDDNGDVWAVWTDFGWIAKRHNIRNRSAQFEMATKVVGSITSTIATR; this is translated from the coding sequence ATGACTAGTCATTTGACGAACCGCCTTGCAAATTTCTGTGCCTCGCTGCTGCTGGCCTCGCTGATTCTCTCTGTTGTCTCCGCCGCGCGCGCTGACAGCGACGATGGCATCGTCCGCGTCAAGAGCGCCGTGCCGATGGCCGAGGCAATCACCCGCATCAAGGCGGACATCGCGGCAAAGGGCATCAAGTTCTTCATGGAGATCGACCAATCGAAGCTCGCGGCGGACGCCGGCATCAAGCTGCGGCCCTCGACGCTGCTGGTGTTCGGCAATCCGCCGCTCGGAACCCAGTTCATCACCTCGAACCCGAATGCCGGGCTCGACTGGCCGGTTCGCCTGCTGCTCACTCAGGACGACAATGGCGACGTCTGGGCGGTCTGGACTGATTTCGGCTGGATCGCGAAGCGCCATAACATCAGGAATCGCAGCGCGCAGTTCGAAATGGCCACCAAGGTCGTCGGCTCGATCACGTCGACGATTGCGACGAGATAG
- a CDS encoding cupin domain-containing protein — MFYSNVTSRHIRQSLALATLVAGAFVATSGAVAGECPAGKMQANVRPMVDQKAVGVTDVTLGAIDLEKQPANIRDRELRFRKLTIEPGGIVPWHSHDDRPALIFVQQGEIVEYASNCSEPIVHKAGEIRPEVAGTSHWWKNLGKETVVLYVGDVRKDPHDHNM; from the coding sequence ATGTTCTATTCAAACGTCACGTCACGCCATATCCGGCAAAGCCTCGCGCTTGCCACCCTCGTCGCCGGCGCGTTTGTCGCGACATCCGGAGCCGTCGCGGGCGAATGCCCGGCCGGCAAAATGCAGGCGAATGTCCGCCCGATGGTCGACCAAAAGGCGGTCGGCGTTACCGACGTCACGCTCGGTGCGATCGATCTCGAGAAGCAGCCGGCCAATATTCGGGACCGCGAGCTGCGCTTCCGCAAGCTGACGATCGAGCCCGGCGGCATCGTGCCCTGGCACAGCCATGACGACCGCCCGGCGCTGATCTTCGTCCAGCAGGGCGAGATCGTCGAATATGCCAGCAATTGCTCGGAGCCGATCGTGCACAAGGCCGGTGAGATCAGGCCGGAGGTCGCCGGCACCTCGCACTGGTGGAAGAATCTCGGCAAGGAAACCGTCGTTCTCTATGTCGGCGATGTTCGCAAGGACCCGCACGACCACAACATGTAA
- a CDS encoding ABC transporter ATP-binding protein: protein MDNLSGYARRPFPFVLRYLRQRRAAHIIIVSAVVAAVACSVGTQYGVKNLVDSLTAGQSHAGNVWLAFVFLMSLIAADNLLWRVASWIASFTFVGVTGDLRRDMFRHLTGHAPSYFSDRLPGMLTSRITATSNAVFTVENMFVWNVLPPCIATVSAILLIGTVSLAMSAGLIVIAAIMLMAMFRLAAAGKPLHDDFADKAAAVDGEMVDVISNLPLVRAFCGLSYEHDRFDATVERELDARGRSLRYLEKLRLLHAVVTIVLTIALLAWAITLWQSGGATTGDVVLVCTLGLSILSATRDLAVALVDVTQHVARLTEAIATLLLPHELKDHPEAEPLIRSGAAVAFNNVAFHYPGGSQVFEKFSLRIQPGQRVGLVGHSGGGKSTLFMLLQRFYDIQRGSITIDGQDISRVTQQSLREAISVVPQDISLFHRSIMENIRYGRPNATDDEVLRAAIAARCDFIENLPEGMATIVGDRGIKVSGGQRQRIAIARAFLKDAPILLLDEATAALDSESEEAIREALSRLMRGRTVIAIAHRLATLRNFDRVVVLQGGRIIEDGPPDILVQGRGPYRELIARELGRLASHAA, encoded by the coding sequence ATGGACAATCTCTCAGGGTATGCGCGACGTCCCTTTCCATTCGTGTTGCGCTATCTGCGCCAGCGTCGCGCGGCCCACATCATCATTGTGTCGGCGGTCGTGGCAGCGGTTGCCTGTTCGGTGGGCACGCAATATGGCGTGAAAAATCTTGTCGACAGCCTGACCGCCGGCCAGTCGCACGCGGGCAACGTATGGCTGGCATTCGTTTTTCTCATGTCGCTGATTGCAGCCGACAATCTGTTGTGGCGGGTGGCGAGCTGGATCGCGAGCTTCACCTTCGTCGGCGTCACCGGTGATCTCCGGCGTGACATGTTCCGTCATCTGACAGGGCATGCCCCCAGCTATTTCTCCGATCGGCTGCCAGGCATGCTGACCAGCCGCATCACGGCGACGTCGAATGCCGTCTTCACCGTTGAAAACATGTTCGTCTGGAATGTGTTGCCGCCGTGCATTGCGACGGTTTCGGCGATCCTGTTGATCGGAACGGTGAGCCTTGCAATGTCTGCAGGCCTGATCGTCATCGCAGCCATCATGCTGATGGCGATGTTCCGCCTCGCTGCGGCGGGCAAGCCGCTGCACGACGATTTTGCCGACAAGGCGGCTGCGGTGGATGGCGAGATGGTCGACGTCATCAGCAATTTGCCGCTGGTCCGCGCCTTTTGCGGCCTCAGCTACGAACACGACCGCTTCGATGCCACGGTCGAGAGGGAACTCGACGCCCGCGGACGTAGCCTGCGCTATCTGGAAAAGCTGCGGCTTCTTCACGCGGTCGTGACCATCGTGCTGACGATTGCGCTGCTCGCATGGGCCATCACGCTCTGGCAGAGCGGCGGCGCAACCACCGGCGACGTCGTGCTGGTCTGTACGCTTGGCCTATCGATCCTGAGCGCGACGCGCGACCTCGCGGTGGCGCTGGTCGATGTGACCCAGCACGTCGCGCGCCTGACCGAGGCAATCGCGACGCTGCTATTGCCGCACGAGCTCAAGGACCATCCCGAGGCCGAGCCGCTGATCCGCAGCGGCGCTGCGGTGGCCTTCAACAACGTCGCATTCCACTATCCCGGCGGCTCCCAGGTGTTCGAGAAGTTCTCCCTGCGCATTCAGCCGGGGCAGCGGGTCGGGCTGGTCGGCCATTCCGGCGGCGGGAAATCCACGCTGTTCATGCTGCTGCAGCGCTTCTACGACATTCAGCGCGGCAGCATCACCATCGACGGTCAAGACATTTCGCGGGTAACCCAGCAGAGCCTGCGCGAGGCGATCTCCGTGGTGCCGCAGGACATTTCGCTGTTCCATCGCTCGATCATGGAAAATATCCGCTATGGCCGGCCCAACGCGACCGATGACGAGGTGCTGCGCGCGGCGATTGCGGCGCGCTGTGATTTCATCGAGAATCTGCCCGAGGGCATGGCGACCATCGTCGGCGATCGCGGCATCAAGGTCTCCGGCGGACAGCGGCAGCGGATCGCGATTGCGCGTGCCTTCCTGAAGGACGCCCCGATCCTGCTGCTGGACGAGGCGACCGCGGCGCTCGACAGCGAGTCCGAGGAGGCGATCCGCGAGGCATTGTCGCGGCTGATGCGCGGGCGTACCGTGATCGCCATCGCCCACCGTCTCGCCACCTTGCGCAATTTCGACCGTGTGGTGGTGTTGCAGGGCGGACGGATCATCGAAGACGGGCCGCCGGATATTCTCGTGCAGGGAAGGGGCCCGTACCGCGAATTGATCGCGCGTGAACTGGGCCGTCTCGCCAGCCATGCGGCTTGA
- a CDS encoding PRC-barrel domain-containing protein — protein MRIGILTAVLIAGLAAGPAAAVAQDTGTTQGARTAPADATKEPPPPPSVTVIGARDAHGILGREVRSAANEDMGRVVDVIVDREGNVRAAVIDFGGFLGVGSRKIVVDWGALRFGGVANKKDSITLELTKAQVAAAPEYKEDAPVIVLGAAGRLQPWDFDH, from the coding sequence ATGCGCATCGGTATTCTCACTGCAGTTCTGATAGCCGGTCTCGCGGCGGGCCCGGCGGCCGCCGTCGCGCAGGATACCGGGACGACACAGGGGGCGCGTACCGCGCCGGCGGATGCGACCAAGGAGCCTCCGCCGCCGCCATCGGTCACGGTGATCGGCGCCAGAGATGCTCACGGCATCCTCGGCCGCGAGGTCCGCAGCGCGGCGAACGAGGATATGGGACGCGTCGTCGACGTGATCGTGGATCGCGAAGGTAACGTGCGCGCCGCGGTGATCGATTTCGGCGGCTTTCTCGGCGTCGGCAGCCGGAAGATCGTCGTCGATTGGGGAGCGCTGCGTTTCGGCGGCGTCGCCAACAAGAAGGACAGCATCACGCTTGAACTGACCAAGGCTCAGGTGGCGGCGGCGCCTGAATACAAGGAGGACGCACCCGTTATCGTCCTCGGTGCAGCCGGCCGTTTGCAGCCGTGGGACTTTGATCATTAG
- a CDS encoding peroxiredoxin-like family protein, which yields MTTMLSPANAERLKEAFLRCRDMEGSLREQLEAYAAAGREIFPAYGEAVDRLVVRLNENGGGENAPRPGEAMPPFLLPDETGRLVSLKSLIEQGPVAVMFYRGHWCPYCRLNVRAVIQAQDRVRALGAQTVAIMPETQAYAEKFKSEAGAPFPVLTDLDNGYALSLNLAIWLGAEIQQLLSYQDMASFHGNDGWVLPIPATFVVGRDGRVKARFVDPDFRKRMEIDDLIAALKAASEER from the coding sequence ATGACGACAATGCTATCGCCAGCCAATGCCGAGCGCCTCAAGGAGGCGTTCCTGCGATGCCGCGACATGGAAGGTTCCCTGCGCGAGCAGCTCGAGGCTTACGCCGCCGCGGGGCGCGAGATCTTTCCGGCCTATGGCGAGGCGGTCGATCGCCTCGTGGTGCGGCTCAATGAGAACGGCGGCGGTGAAAACGCGCCGCGGCCGGGCGAGGCGATGCCACCGTTTCTGCTGCCGGACGAGACCGGCCGTCTGGTCAGCCTGAAATCGCTGATCGAGCAGGGCCCGGTCGCGGTGATGTTCTATCGCGGCCATTGGTGCCCCTATTGCCGGCTGAACGTGCGGGCGGTGATCCAGGCGCAGGACCGTGTCAGGGCCTTGGGCGCGCAGACAGTCGCGATCATGCCGGAGACGCAGGCCTACGCCGAAAAATTCAAATCCGAGGCGGGCGCGCCTTTCCCCGTGCTGACCGATCTCGACAACGGATACGCGCTATCGCTCAACCTTGCGATCTGGCTCGGCGCCGAAATCCAGCAATTGCTGTCATATCAGGATATGGCGAGCTTCCACGGCAATGACGGCTGGGTGCTGCCGATCCCGGCAACCTTCGTTGTCGGCCGCGATGGACGGGTGAAGGCGCGTTTCGTCGATCCCGATTTCCGCAAGCGGATGGAGATAGACGATCTCATCGCCGCGCTGAAGGCAGCGAGCGAAGAGCGGTGA
- a CDS encoding MFS transporter, with translation MPLPPPPGKRPKPSRESQRGLDWFIFFLADVQTGFGPFIAVYLTTQKWTQVEIGFVLSIGGIIGLLGQMPGGAIVDAARSERLMAGLAVATIGCCALAYALWPIFPVVTAAATLHALASCVLGPAIAAISLGLVGPYAIGERLGRNARFASLGNGSAAALMGAVGYLASNRSVFIVTFLLAIPTLLALSRIREQEIDVAQSHGAVVREVPDKEATSVFHLLRQRPLLIFAGGVLLFQLANAAMLPLMAGVVTTRSSQWAPVLIAACIIVPQAIVALTSPSVGRKAQIWGRRPLLLLAFGALAIRGLLFAVVRDPYLLVAVQVFDGITAAVLSVMVPLIVADVAFGSGHFNLAQGVVGTATGIGASLSTVLAGYISDTFGSSIAFTGLAGIAALGLTVIWLFMPETRRTEDQA, from the coding sequence GTGCCGCTTCCGCCCCCGCCCGGGAAAAGGCCAAAACCCTCGCGCGAGAGCCAGCGCGGCCTCGACTGGTTCATCTTCTTTCTCGCCGACGTGCAAACCGGATTCGGTCCGTTCATTGCGGTCTATCTGACCACGCAGAAATGGACGCAGGTCGAGATCGGCTTCGTGCTGTCGATCGGCGGCATCATCGGCTTGCTCGGGCAGATGCCGGGCGGCGCCATCGTCGATGCTGCGCGGTCCGAGCGGCTGATGGCGGGGCTGGCGGTTGCCACCATCGGCTGCTGCGCGTTGGCTTATGCGTTGTGGCCAATCTTTCCGGTGGTGACTGCGGCGGCGACGCTGCATGCGCTGGCGAGTTGCGTGCTGGGGCCGGCGATTGCCGCGATCAGCCTCGGCCTGGTCGGCCCATACGCGATTGGGGAGCGGCTCGGGCGCAACGCGCGCTTCGCATCGCTCGGCAACGGCTCGGCGGCGGCGCTGATGGGGGCCGTGGGTTACCTGGCCTCGAACCGGTCGGTATTCATCGTCACCTTTCTTCTGGCCATCCCAACCTTGCTGGCGCTGTCGCGGATCCGCGAGCAGGAAATCGACGTGGCGCAGTCGCACGGCGCTGTGGTGCGCGAGGTTCCCGACAAGGAAGCCACCAGCGTTTTCCATCTGCTGCGGCAGCGGCCGCTGCTGATCTTTGCCGGCGGCGTGCTGCTGTTTCAGCTCGCCAATGCGGCGATGCTGCCGCTGATGGCCGGTGTGGTCACGACGCGGTCGAGCCAATGGGCGCCGGTCCTGATCGCGGCCTGTATCATCGTGCCGCAGGCCATTGTGGCGTTGACCTCACCCTCGGTCGGGCGCAAGGCGCAGATCTGGGGACGGCGGCCGCTGCTGTTGCTGGCGTTCGGCGCGCTGGCAATCCGCGGCCTGCTGTTTGCCGTTGTCCGCGATCCCTATCTTCTGGTCGCCGTGCAGGTGTTCGACGGCATCACCGCGGCCGTGCTCAGCGTAATGGTGCCGCTGATCGTGGCCGATGTCGCGTTCGGCAGCGGTCACTTCAATCTGGCGCAAGGCGTTGTTGGCACCGCGACCGGCATTGGCGCGTCGCTGAGCACGGTGCTGGCCGGCTATATCAGCGACACTTTTGGCAGCAGCATCGCCTTTACCGGCTTGGCCGGGATTGCGGCCCTCGGCCTGACGGTCATATGGTTGTTCATGCCGGAGACGAGGCGGACGGAGGATCAAGCCTGA
- a CDS encoding antibiotic biosynthesis monooxygenase family protein, translating into MPQIHTDKQPVTQITIIESEPEKQAEALSVMTERARFMARQPGFVSISLHRSLDGRRIVNYVQWQNRDLLRSAHQSPEFRKRWGHFDEITSEIDPHLYEVTEVMDGGR; encoded by the coding sequence ATGCCGCAGATCCACACCGACAAACAGCCCGTCACCCAGATCACCATCATCGAGTCAGAGCCTGAGAAGCAGGCGGAGGCATTGTCGGTGATGACCGAGCGCGCCCGCTTCATGGCGCGTCAGCCGGGCTTCGTTTCCATCAGTCTGCATCGCAGTCTCGATGGCCGTCGCATCGTCAATTATGTGCAATGGCAGAATCGCGATCTGTTGCGGTCGGCCCATCAGTCGCCGGAATTCCGCAAGCGGTGGGGTCATTTCGACGAGATAACCAGCGAGATCGATCCTCATCTGTACGAAGTTACCGAAGTCATGGACGGCGGACGGTAA
- a CDS encoding amylo-alpha-1,6-glucosidase, whose protein sequence is MTAEVTQLITIEAAEHVAESPFYIPMTGPATRQRRSLKHDDTFIVLDSHGDIGASAGGPDGLFNADTRYLARLEMVLDEVQPLLLGSNLRDDNSALTIDLTNSDVYRNGRLVLPKDTLHIVRSIFLWRGTAYQRIALQNHGDRPASFDLTLLFDNDFADLFEVRGERRPRRGVGSSRLLGPSDVVLEYHGLDSQIRITALHFEPRPTRLAVNSATYHFELAPKEVIALFVTVSCNKPIMQKPAPFFRGLLAHRREMRRSTSGAASIETSNNIFNEVLCQAMADLNMLMTETPQGRYPYAGIPWYSTTFGRDGLITALQMLWVDPRIAQGVLRRLAFFQAKTTDPLADAEPGKILHEMRGGEMATLREVPFAQYYGSVDSTSLFVLLAGLYVERTGDEETLRELWPAIEAALQWIDGPGDPDRDGFVEYQRATEQGLANQGWKDSHDAIFHADGQLAEGYIALAEVQGYVFAGKRLASRCARRLGLIEMAAKLESEALLLADRFEEAYWCEELGTYALALDGAKRQCKVRSSNAGQLLFTGMVRTDRARLVAADLMSPKFFSGWGIRTIARGEARYNPMSYHDGSIWPHDNALIALGFARYGLKHSVAHLFKGLFDTASYMDLRRLPELFCGFQRERRRGPVLYPVACAPQAWASATPFTLLEAALGLEFDAARGEIRLRDPRLPEFLNEVVLRDLQLGPSSVDLRVRRHGDEVSLEVVRTRGHIQVSIVLTH, encoded by the coding sequence ATGACAGCCGAAGTCACGCAACTCATCACCATTGAGGCTGCCGAACACGTCGCGGAATCGCCGTTCTACATCCCGATGACGGGCCCCGCGACGCGGCAGCGCCGCTCGCTCAAGCATGACGACACCTTCATCGTACTGGACAGCCACGGCGACATCGGCGCGTCGGCCGGCGGCCCCGACGGTCTGTTCAACGCCGATACGCGCTATCTCGCCCGTCTCGAGATGGTGCTCGACGAAGTCCAGCCGCTGTTGCTCGGCTCCAACCTGCGCGACGACAATTCGGCGCTGACCATCGATCTCACCAATTCCGACGTCTACCGCAACGGTCGCCTGGTGCTGCCGAAGGATACGCTGCACATCGTGCGTTCGATCTTTCTGTGGCGCGGCACGGCCTATCAGCGGATCGCGCTGCAAAATCACGGCGACCGGCCGGCGAGCTTCGACCTGACGCTGTTGTTCGACAATGATTTCGCCGATCTGTTCGAGGTGCGCGGCGAGCGCCGGCCGCGCCGGGGCGTCGGCTCCAGCCGCCTGCTCGGTCCCTCCGATGTCGTGCTGGAGTATCACGGGCTCGACAGCCAGATCCGCATCACAGCGCTGCATTTCGAGCCTCGGCCGACGAGGCTCGCCGTCAATTCGGCAACCTATCATTTCGAGCTGGCGCCGAAGGAAGTGATCGCGCTGTTCGTCACTGTGTCCTGCAACAAGCCGATCATGCAGAAGCCCGCGCCGTTCTTCCGCGGCCTCCTGGCGCACCGCCGCGAGATGCGGCGCTCGACGTCGGGCGCGGCGAGCATCGAGACGTCGAACAACATCTTCAACGAGGTGCTGTGCCAGGCGATGGCCGACCTCAACATGCTCATGACCGAAACGCCGCAGGGGCGGTACCCCTATGCCGGCATTCCCTGGTATTCGACCACGTTCGGCCGCGACGGACTGATCACTGCGCTGCAGATGCTGTGGGTCGATCCGCGCATCGCTCAGGGCGTGCTGCGGCGGCTTGCTTTCTTCCAGGCCAAGACCACCGATCCGCTGGCCGACGCCGAGCCCGGCAAGATCCTGCACGAAATGCGCGGCGGTGAGATGGCCACGCTGCGCGAGGTGCCGTTCGCGCAATATTACGGCAGTGTCGATTCGACCTCGCTGTTCGTCCTGCTGGCCGGCCTCTATGTCGAACGCACCGGCGACGAGGAGACGCTGAGAGAGTTGTGGCCTGCGATCGAAGCGGCGCTGCAATGGATCGACGGCCCCGGCGATCCCGATCGCGACGGCTTCGTCGAATATCAGCGCGCCACCGAGCAGGGACTCGCCAACCAGGGATGGAAGGATTCCCATGATGCGATCTTCCATGCCGATGGACAGCTTGCCGAAGGCTATATCGCGCTGGCCGAGGTGCAGGGCTATGTCTTTGCCGGCAAGCGGCTGGCGTCGCGCTGCGCCCGGCGGCTCGGACTGATCGAGATGGCGGCGAAGCTGGAATCCGAAGCGCTGCTGCTCGCCGACCGCTTCGAGGAAGCCTACTGGTGCGAAGAGCTCGGCACCTACGCGCTGGCGCTCGACGGGGCCAAGCGGCAATGCAAGGTACGAAGCTCGAATGCCGGCCAGCTTCTCTTCACCGGCATGGTACGAACCGATCGCGCGCGACTGGTCGCGGCCGATCTCATGAGTCCGAAATTCTTCTCCGGGTGGGGCATTCGCACCATTGCGCGCGGCGAGGCCCGCTATAACCCGATGTCCTATCATGACGGATCGATCTGGCCGCACGATAATGCGCTGATTGCGCTCGGCTTCGCGCGCTATGGCTTGAAGCATTCGGTCGCGCACCTGTTCAAGGGCCTGTTCGACACCGCAAGTTACATGGACCTGCGGCGTCTGCCGGAACTGTTCTGTGGGTTCCAGCGCGAAAGGCGGCGCGGGCCGGTGCTCTACCCCGTCGCCTGCGCGCCGCAGGCCTGGGCCAGCGCGACGCCGTTCACGCTGCTGGAAGCGGCGCTCGGCCTCGAATTCGATGCCGCGCGCGGCGAGATCCGCCTGCGCGATCCGCGTCTGCCGGAATTCCTCAACGAGGTGGTGCTGCGCGACCTGCAGCTCGGGCCTTCCAGCGTCGACTTGAGGGTCCGCCGTCACGGCGATGAAGTGTCGCTCGAAGTGGTGCGAACCCGCGGCCATATTCAGGTGTCGATCGTATTGACGCATTAG
- a CDS encoding MFS transporter, with translation MADIAAQMKSEAAAMPNHSPGVVLRSLIIGLTAFLTVVDLFATQAILPSLTRHYNVTPAAMGIAVNASTIGMAAAGLVVGFLSPHIDRRLGILVSLVMLAFPTASLAIAPNLTTFTLLRIVQGLCMASAFALTLAYLGEQCSAADAGGAFAAYITGNVASNLVGRLVSAAMADTFGLASNFYFFALLNLAGAVLVYFTIARVQPMHTMPTVQSPFAASLAHWRNPALSSAFAIGFCILFAFIGTFTFVNFVLVRPPLSLGRMDLGFVYLVFAPSVVTTLLAGTAVARFGTRRAIWSALALAALGLPLMLSSHLAEVLAGMVLIGVGTFFAQACATGFVGLAARDYRGIASGTYLACYFLGGLAGSAVLGLLFDRFGWPACVAGVGAALCVAALLAARLRLDPPSASSPA, from the coding sequence ATGGCCGACATCGCCGCACAGATGAAATCCGAAGCGGCGGCAATGCCGAATCACTCGCCAGGTGTCGTGCTGCGATCCCTGATCATCGGACTTACTGCGTTTCTGACCGTGGTCGATCTGTTCGCGACGCAGGCGATCCTTCCCTCGCTGACCCGGCATTACAACGTCACCCCTGCGGCGATGGGCATCGCGGTCAATGCCAGCACCATCGGCATGGCCGCCGCCGGCCTCGTCGTCGGCTTTCTGAGCCCGCATATCGATCGCCGGCTCGGCATTCTCGTCAGCCTTGTCATGCTGGCCTTTCCCACCGCCTCCCTGGCCATCGCGCCCAATCTGACGACGTTCACGCTGCTGCGGATCGTGCAGGGTCTCTGTATGGCCTCGGCGTTTGCGTTGACGCTGGCCTATCTCGGCGAGCAATGCAGCGCAGCCGATGCGGGCGGCGCGTTCGCGGCCTATATTACCGGCAACGTCGCCAGCAACCTGGTGGGCCGGTTGGTATCGGCCGCGATGGCAGATACGTTCGGGCTGGCTTCGAACTTCTATTTCTTCGCCCTGCTCAATCTTGCCGGCGCCGTACTGGTGTATTTCACCATCGCCCGAGTGCAGCCGATGCATACGATGCCCACAGTGCAATCACCGTTCGCGGCATCCCTCGCGCATTGGCGCAACCCTGCCCTGTCGTCTGCCTTTGCCATCGGCTTCTGCATCCTGTTTGCCTTCATCGGCACGTTCACCTTCGTCAATTTCGTCCTGGTGCGCCCGCCGCTGTCGCTCGGACGGATGGATCTGGGCTTCGTCTATCTCGTCTTCGCGCCGTCCGTGGTTACGACGCTGCTCGCCGGCACGGCGGTGGCGCGCTTTGGCACGCGGCGGGCGATCTGGAGCGCGCTTGCGCTCGCTGCCCTCGGCTTGCCGCTGATGCTGTCTTCGCATCTTGCGGAAGTGCTGGCCGGCATGGTGCTGATCGGCGTCGGTACGTTTTTCGCGCAGGCCTGCGCCACCGGCTTTGTCGGGCTGGCCGCCCGCGACTACCGCGGCATCGCCAGCGGAACCTATCTAGCCTGCTATTTCCTGGGCGGACTCGCCGGCAGCGCCGTGCTGGGCCTGTTGTTCGACCGCTTTGGGTGGCCCGCCTGCGTCGCGGGGGTCGGCGCAGCGCTTTGTGTCGCGGCGCTGCTCGCCGCGCGCCTCAGGCTTGATCCTCCGTCCGCCTCGTCTCCGGCATGA
- a CDS encoding NAD(P)/FAD-dependent oxidoreductase: MVREKFDVVILGGGNAGIGVTGPVRHAGMSVAMIEADLLGGTCPNRGCTPKKVLVAAGHALHEIERASIHRIAIGKPKLDWAALIDREKDMIKDIPANLARSMARRQVEVISGRGVFTGPNTVRVGDRELHAGHIVIATGSRPRPLPIPGAELMITSDDMLSERELPGSVIFIGGGVIALEFGHIYARAGAEVTILEALPQLLPAMDSDAVARLQAESERIGIRVKTAIRVKRIERMNGRLRVIFDDGTTEHAAEADRVVNGAGRIANIDALDLAAGQVEHGNGRIAIDRHLRSVSNPNVYVCGDAVPTSPQLSPIATYEGDIVGRNIVEGPKFSPDYASMATSVYTVPPLASVGLTEAAVRQKGLVVNVHVNDMLGWFSAKTYAETVAWSKVIVDRSTDRIIGAHIVGHAGQELINIFGLAMRFGITASQIRDNVYAYPTFSSDLKHMLGHT; this comes from the coding sequence ATGGTACGAGAGAAATTCGATGTGGTCATTCTGGGCGGCGGCAACGCCGGCATCGGCGTAACCGGACCCGTTCGGCACGCCGGCATGTCGGTCGCGATGATCGAGGCGGATCTGCTTGGCGGCACCTGCCCGAACCGCGGCTGCACGCCGAAGAAGGTGCTGGTCGCCGCCGGCCACGCGCTGCACGAAATCGAACGCGCATCCATCCATCGCATCGCGATCGGCAAGCCGAAACTCGACTGGGCCGCGCTGATCGACCGTGAGAAGGACATGATCAAGGATATCCCCGCCAATCTCGCCCGCTCGATGGCCAGGCGCCAGGTCGAGGTCATCAGCGGGCGCGGCGTCTTCACCGGGCCGAACACCGTCCGTGTAGGCGACCGCGAACTCCACGCCGGACATATCGTGATTGCGACGGGATCCAGGCCGCGGCCGCTGCCGATTCCCGGCGCTGAACTCATGATCACGTCGGATGACATGCTGAGCGAACGCGAACTGCCCGGCTCGGTCATCTTCATCGGCGGCGGCGTGATCGCACTGGAATTCGGCCACATCTATGCCCGCGCCGGCGCCGAGGTCACGATCCTCGAAGCGCTGCCGCAACTGCTGCCCGCGATGGATTCCGACGCCGTCGCACGCCTGCAGGCCGAGAGCGAACGCATCGGCATCCGGGTCAAGACCGCCATCCGCGTCAAGCGTATCGAAAGGATGAACGGCCGCCTGCGCGTGATCTTCGATGACGGGACGACCGAACATGCGGCCGAGGCCGACCGCGTCGTCAACGGCGCCGGCCGCATTGCCAATATCGATGCACTCGATCTCGCAGCAGGCCAGGTCGAGCACGGCAACGGCCGCATCGCGATCGACCGGCACCTGCGATCGGTCTCCAACCCCAACGTCTACGTTTGCGGCGACGCGGTACCGACCTCGCCGCAGCTATCGCCGATCGCGACCTATGAGGGCGACATTGTCGGCCGCAACATTGTCGAAGGTCCGAAATTCAGTCCCGACTATGCCAGCATGGCGACCTCGGTCTACACGGTGCCGCCGCTCGCTTCGGTCGGCCTGACGGAGGCCGCCGTCCGGCAGAAGGGGCTGGTCGTCAACGTTCACGTCAACGACATGCTCGGCTGGTTCTCGGCGAAGACCTATGCCGAGACTGTAGCCTGGTCGAAGGTGATCGTCGATCGGTCGACCGATCGCATCATCGGCGCCCATATCGTCGGACATGCCGGACAGGAACTCATCAACATTTTTGGGCTGGCGATGCGCTTTGGCATTACCGCAAGCCAGATCCGGGACAATGTCTACGCCTATCCGACGTTCTCCTCCGATCTCAAGCATATGCTCGGCCACACATAG